A stretch of the Lolium perenne isolate Kyuss_39 chromosome 3, Kyuss_2.0, whole genome shotgun sequence genome encodes the following:
- the LOC127338166 gene encoding non-classical arabinogalactan protein 30-like, with protein sequence MAAYLPLSLAILVSLLAAAAASDHGDYSHPNSGGEKKLVVQVEGMVYAQSCAHRNSWCLDGATPLPGAKVTVTCRDRKNRVMAWRSVKADGNGYYLADLGDGPPAAAYYKGDPTKACFVRLLSSPDRKCDDLTNINYGIQGAPIRDEGKGSPADGYALYAAGPLAFRPRHCAPRRHY encoded by the coding sequence ATGGCGGCCTACCTCCCCCTGTCCCTGGCCATCCTCGTGTCCCTCCTCGCCGCGGCCGCGGCCTCGGACCACGGGGACTACTCCCACCCCAACAGCGGCGGCGAGAAGAAGCTGGTGGTGCAGGTGGAGGGCATGGTGTACGCCCAGAGCTGCGCGCACCGCAACTCGTGGTGCCTCGACGGCGCCACGCCGCTGCCGGGGGCCAAGGTGACGGTGACCTGCCGCGATCGCAAGAACCGTGTCATGGCGTGGCGGTCGGTCAAGGCGGACGGCAACGGCTACTACCTCGCCGACCTCGGCGACGGCCCGCCAGCAGCGGCGTACTACAAGGGGGACCCTACCAAGGCGTGCTTCGTCCGCCTGCTCTCGTCGCCGGACCGCAAGTGCGACGACCTCACCAACATCAACTACGGCATCCAGGGCGCGCCGATCCGCGACGAGGGCAAGGGCTCCCCCGCCGACGGGTACGCGCTCTACGCCGCCGGCCCGCTCGCGTTCAGGCCGAGGCACTGCGCGCCCAGGCGCCACTACTGA